A stretch of DNA from Brachionichthys hirsutus isolate HB-005 unplaced genomic scaffold, CSIRO-AGI_Bhir_v1 contig_332, whole genome shotgun sequence:
CTCTGACCTTGGGCCGTCCGCATctagttttctttttaattcctctctgcttttttttttttgtctgcagtaaAGGTTACTGCCCTACTGGGCAGAGGCGTCTGTGCTGCATGGCATCAGGGCAGGGTGGCCGGCTGGAGGTTGGGGCTTCAGGGAGCGCTGCCTTAGCCAAGCCCCTCTACCTACAGCGTTTGGAACGATCCCTGAGGTTGGACAGTTACCTGCGTCAGACCACCGCTATCTTCAATGGAGATGTAACAAGGTACAGTCAGAGTGGAGGATGAATGTTCCTGAGGCCATTCCAGGATGAGTTTCAGtagatgatgtcattcaaaaATGACTCATGATTGTATGTCGAGATTTGAATTTTatggcattttgttttgttgaccAAATGTtgggttttcttcttcttctcgtttTGTAGTGATGATAGTGATGACAGTGATTCCCTGGACCCTTCGAATCAGCATACGACTTTGACTGTGAAGAGTGAGCCACGTGAGCAAGGCGATGGGTTTGCAGAGTGGAAGCCCTTCAACGGAGTTTTGCTCCAAGGTACGATGCATACGTAAACGGTAATATCAATGCTGGTGCCATTGAACTGTTCTCAGAGGATATAtttaatgtatgttttttttaatgcaatgttTCTTCTCCCTGTGTTGACGCTAAAGACCAAAAGGCAGATAAAAGTAGCTTCTACAATTTCTCCAAACTAAAGAAGAATCGAAAATGGCTTaaggtactttttttttttacacataacCTTCCATTCTGCTTAGCATTTATTAACTTCAttagagaaaaaaacatttgattaatTGCAGCTCTCATATCAATGTTATCTTCCCCTCTTCTCCTTTCTTGTGAACATTTCTCTGCTGTTCGCCCGACACCCTGACCCTCATTTGCACGTGATCCACCCTCTGTCCATTGCAGAGTATCCTGCTGAGTGATGACACCACGGACTCGGACACGGACTCGGACGACTCCGACTTCAGTTTGTCTCGGGAGGAGCTGCATGACATGCTGAGGCTGCATCGTTTCACGAGGCAGCATCAGAGCAAGTTTCACTCTGACCAGGAGGTACAAACTCTGACACGCAGACCGAAtcatatattttgttttattttgctatgacattccttgttttttttacatttgtgatttttttttatttatttttttgtggcagCTTCACCAATATCAATATTATAGCACTGGACTTCTCTCGACTCAAGACCCGTACTATGAGCAGCATCGCCACCTGCTGGgcccaaagaagaagaaaatcaaagaTGAGAAGAAATCGAAAggtaaagacaaaaaataaataaaataattgtttccGTCACGACAACATCAACTGAATAATTAGAAATATGAATCGATGTTAAGATTTCAAATTGATCATGTCTTTTGGTTTGTAGCCAAACtaaaaaaagtgaagaaaaagaagaaacggGGAGAGGGAGAGTTTGTAGACGAGGGGCGTCCTTATGTGAATAAGATCTTCGCAAAGTTTTCCCATGATGCTTCACTTCCCATGGTGAAGAAGAAACATCTAACCATTGAGCAGCTGAATGCACGGCGGCGAAAGGTTTGGCTAACCATAGCTAAAAAGGAGATCCCCAAGGTGAGTTTGCTTAATAGTGACTATAAGATGATCAGAAATCGGAGGCGAAGGTTTCacaagctttttttatttttatcttttaacTATAATCCTTTGTACTATGCTTACGGTATATCTATTTTTTAGTCTTTCAAGCAAAAGACATCTGCTAGGAACTTGGTGTTGACCAATGCTAAGAAGGTATGTTTTCACACTTACACTTTAAGATGCTTTGATTTTCTTAAATAGAATACATTTATTTCCGATTTAATTTATGCCATATTTAACCTTGATATTGTTTCAGCTGGCTCATCAGTGTATGAGAGAAGTCCGGCGTGCAGCTATCCAGGCTCAGAAGAACTGCAAGGAGACGTTGCCTCGGGCTCGCCGCCTCACCAAGGAGATGATGCTCTACTGGAAGAAATATGACAAAGTGGAGAAGGAGCACAGGAAGAGGGCAGAAAAAGAGGCCTTGGAGCAACGCAAGCTGGACGAAGAGATGAGAGAAGTAGGAATGGGATGGGCGTTGGACATTTTTATGGAAAAGTTTGCAGCAGTATTACACgaaacataataaaaaatgcataaaaaaacgTTTATTTTGATCAGTTTTCCTCCACTCTTGCAGGCCAAACGTCAGCAGCGCAAACTGAACTTCCTTATCACCCAGACGGAGCTCTATGCTCATTTCATGAGCGGTAAAGCTAACATCGGGAGTCCAGAGGAAGACGCGGCCCAGGAGGAAATACTCCGAAAGCTGGAAGACACGGCAGCACAGAGACAGATCGACATCGGAGGAGGAGTGATGGTGAACATGAGCCAGGAGGACTACGGTAGGAGCCTCGGTTGAAGCTCGTTAAACTGTCGAATGAAAAGTATCAGTATTAAATTCACTGTCAAATAATGGAGTTCTTATTTAGTGTATTGCCCGATGGGACGCAGGAGGGGAATTGATTCCTCTGGTTTACGAAAAATGCAATTGTATACAATTTCAGACAGCGAACACTACAAATCCCAAGCCCTGCGGAATGCCAGAGAAGCCTACCAGATTCACCAAGAGAAAGTAAGCCGGTGCTAgaaccccccctcacacacacacacacacacactcataaacgCTGTACTCGGTGCACTCCGTCCTTACTGGTGAAATGCCTCCCTGTAGACGCGGATGTTTGATGAGGACGCCAAGGACAGCCGGTGTGCGTCAGTGCACGCGGCTTGTGGCCCCTCCTCGGGCGTCGGCTCTGGGTTTGGAGAAAGCTACAGCCTTTCAAACCCGTCCATCAACGCAGGAGAAGACATTCCTCAGCCCACCATCTTCAACGGCAAACTAAAGGGTTACCAACTAAAGGGCATGAACTGGCTCGCCAATCTTTACGAACAGGTACCCAACGTCCGACTCGTGCTTCAggacattgttttgtttcttcatGAGTGTTTCTGGTATTGCatgtactcttttttttttttttttttagcacgcAAACACTGAAAGGTTTCTGTTCTCTACAGGGGATCAATGGAATCCTTGCAGATGAGATGGGACTGGGGAAAACTGTCCAGAGTATAGCCCTGCTGGCGCACCTTGCAGAGGTGAGGGGACGTAGCCATTGATTCTTATTTAGATTGTTGCTGCCGCCAGCTTCTTTGTGCGCCTGCGTCATTTAGGGCAGCCCGCGTTTCTGGCTGCACATCTCACGGAATGACGGATGCTTTGTTTCGTTTTTTGCGAGGAGCTGAATCATCGGCCGACTATTCTCATAACACCAAATTTCAGGGAAATGTTTGCTCTTCGCCGTTGAACTGTCACTGGCAGGAAAACACATGCAGTGGTTCCTTCAGGGCTTCCTGTTATTGGGTGcttgcacatgcacacgcacgcacgcacgcacagagaACACCTGTTGTGGAGGCTGACGGtgtattttcttctctcttcctgCACAGAGAGACAACATCTGGGGTCCGTTCCTGATCATCTCCCCTGCGTCCACACTCAACAACTGGCACCAGGAGTTCAGCCGCTTTGTGCCCAAATTTAAGGTGCGGATCCGTGACCCTGCTGAGTGAGCACTCTAGCGGAAGCACCTGCTGAAGCACGTGCACGGGGAATCCTGGCACGCTCATTCCGATTGTTGTCTTGTGTGAATGCTTGtagtcgtttttttttttaccgcgtAACTCAGCTGAAAACCAGTTCTCTTTTACAATGACGACCTTGCGTTGCTTTTGCGAAAACTTCTGTCTCGCATCTGAAAACCTGCAAGGATATGTATTTTCTCAGACTGTCcattagggggcagtattgcaCCAGGACACTGGTAGGGTTTCACACGCAGGACTCCTTCCTTATCTGTGATACTTGAACGTTTCTCTTCTTGCATGTGTCAACACGCCCTTGACAGACTGTGTGGTTATTCTTAGttgtttaaaacaaacattaatcaaacACATCAATATGTCGACCATGcccgcatgcacacacacgcgcgcacacacacatacacactcagctgtgccctttttttttatctctaagCGTCTGAAGATAAATCAGTTCCTGTCTCTTCTGCTAATGAGGTGTGAAAAGAACCTATTATAGGATTATAAGATACGCTTCCTGAACAGTCAAAGGAACTGAAAACAATGGAACACCAACGCGCGCTGAGGGATGTAATGATGTGCAATCTTTTCACATCACATTTTGCATCAACAAGTGGAGCAGAGAAAAAGTTTGGATTATACAGTAGATTGCTTTAAAGTGCTTTCCATATAAATCAAGACTCACTTTTTCCCCACTTTGCTTTAACTTAACTGGTTTGTCTGTCAGGTGTTGCCGTACTGGGGGAATCCTCATGATCGCAAAGTGATTCGGAAATTCTGGAGCCAGGTATGGGAGAGATTTGGTCCCATGGGTGCCCGGTCTATGAGGggctttgttgttttaaatgtggtgaccctttctctgcttctgtttctctgcGTTCCGATAGAAAACGCTGTACACACAAAACGCACCATTCCACGTGGTGATCACAAGCTACCAGCTGGTGGTCCAAGACGTGAAGTACTTCCAGAGGGTCAAGTGGCAGTACATGGTTCTGGA
This window harbors:
- the LOC137916769 gene encoding chromatin-remodeling ATPase INO80-like; this encodes MASGQGGRLEVGASGSAALAKPLYLQRLERSLRLDSYLRQTTAIFNGDVTSDDSDDSDSLDPSNQHTTLTVKSEPREQGDGFAEWKPFNGVLLQDQKADKSSFYNFSKLKKNRKWLKSILLSDDTTDSDTDSDDSDFSLSREELHDMLRLHRFTRQHQSKFHSDQELHQYQYYSTGLLSTQDPYYEQHRHLLGPKKKKIKDEKKSKAKLKKVKKKKKRGEGEFVDEGRPYVNKIFAKFSHDASLPMVKKKHLTIEQLNARRRKVWLTIAKKEIPKSFKQKTSARNLVLTNAKKLAHQCMREVRRAAIQAQKNCKETLPRARRLTKEMMLYWKKYDKVEKEHRKRAEKEALEQRKLDEEMREAKRQQRKLNFLITQTELYAHFMSGKANIGSPEEDAAQEEILRKLEDTAAQRQIDIGGGVMVNMSQEDYDSEHYKSQALRNAREAYQIHQEKTRMFDEDAKDSRCASVHAACGPSSGVGSGFGESYSLSNPSINAGEDIPQPTIFNGKLKGYQLKGMNWLANLYEQGINGILADEMGLGKTVQSIALLAHLAERDNIWGPFLIISPASTLNNWHQEFSRFVPKFKVLPYWGNPHDRKVIRKFWSQKTLYTQNAPFHVVITSYQLVVQDVKYFQRVKWQYMVLDEAQALKSSTSVRWKILLQFQCRNRLLLTGTPIQNTMAELWALLHFIMPTLFDSHEEFNEWFSKDIESHAENKSAIDENQLSRLHMILKPFMLRRIKKDVENELSDKIEILTYCQLTSRQRLLYQALRNKISIEDLLQSSMGNAQQAHSTTSSLMNLVMQFRKVCNHPDLFERQETRSPFHMSLKPFVMSKFLYRRGLLQAHNQAKSKLLQVLLSPFSPNHIQQSLFHRKGDDKGSCFSFLRFIDLSPAEMSNLMLQGTLARWLALFLALKAAYRLHHQRLFGLEEEDQEAAGDLLGVERRSRPRSKCLSRKDLILWPNAPTGFPSAHGSPVLQDLMFAVARPGVVGHGDATVHSRSSTASSWLRPCQPMMPPKFLLVATPRVTAVPMARYCNDRSAEYEWRETHSGGGSIFRQCFLYGSPEHAADWRTRASAFRPRCPGGVMALYPRHGWSFIRIPGEDY